Proteins encoded in a region of the Nonomuraea helvata genome:
- a CDS encoding Stf0 family sulfotransferase produces the protein MVGVTTPIDAYFVCATPRTGSSLLLGLLESTRVAGRPQAYFREPDESLWAGRWGLPGTAGYDDFVRAALAAGRTGNGVFGAKLMWGTLDHVVARLGVVHPDLAGRDLPLLERAFGRTRFVYLRRDDVLAQAVSWLRAEQTGAWYVGVDGETDDAERSGREPGYDADGIRALIEQIGEHNAAWEEWFASQGVRPYTVRYEDLDADLAGVTRGILGFLGLDLPEGHTVEPRHHRQADDLNAAWIERYRRESA, from the coding sequence GTGGTCGGTGTGACCACGCCGATCGACGCGTACTTCGTCTGCGCCACCCCTCGCACCGGCAGCTCGCTCCTGCTCGGCCTGCTGGAATCGACCAGGGTCGCCGGTCGTCCTCAGGCGTACTTCCGCGAGCCGGACGAGTCACTGTGGGCCGGGCGATGGGGGCTTCCTGGCACCGCCGGTTACGACGACTTCGTGCGGGCGGCGCTCGCGGCGGGGCGGACGGGGAACGGCGTGTTCGGCGCGAAGCTCATGTGGGGCACGCTGGACCACGTGGTCGCCAGGCTCGGCGTGGTCCACCCCGATCTCGCGGGCCGGGACCTGCCGCTGCTGGAGCGCGCCTTCGGCCGTACGAGGTTCGTGTACCTGCGGCGCGACGACGTCCTGGCGCAGGCGGTGTCGTGGCTGCGCGCCGAGCAGACCGGCGCCTGGTACGTCGGCGTCGACGGCGAGACCGACGACGCCGAGAGGAGCGGGCGGGAGCCCGGCTACGACGCGGACGGCATCCGGGCCCTGATCGAGCAGATCGGCGAGCACAACGCGGCCTGGGAGGAGTGGTTCGCGTCGCAGGGCGTGCGGCCGTACACGGTGCGGTACGAGGACCTCGACGCCGACCTGGCGGGCGTCACGCGCGGGATCCTCGGCTTCCTCGGGCTCGACCTGCCCGAAGGGCACACGGTCGAGCCCCGGCACCACCGCCAGGCCGACGACCTCAACGCCGCCTGGATCGAGCGCTACCGCCGGGAATCGGCCTGA
- a CDS encoding acyl-CoA carboxylase subunit beta, with product MSIFELDITPEALEEAVRALPPSMARLREDLSRLRRDIAEGRPQGVERQHALGKLTARERLDVLLDEGSFVELEMLRRHRAQGLGMDRQRPHTDGVVAGSGTVEGRRVFVYAQDFTVFGGSLGEAHALKIQKVMELALSTGSPFIGLNDSGGARIQEGVMSLNGYGGIFQRFVQASGVIPQISVVLGPCAGGAAYSTALADFTFMAGDTSQLYLTGPDVVEAVTGERVTHAELGGAQVHGGKSGLATFVHDDEESCLLAVRDLLSMLPSNNLGRPPALPPQGATADLRPRLAEIVPAEPHKLYDMRLVMAEIVDDGDYLEVHHGWARNVICALARIDGEVVGVVANQPMVLAGVLDASAAQKAARFVRFCDAFSIPLVTLVDVPGFLPGKDQEHAGVIRHGAKLLYAYCEATVPRISVVIRKAYGGAYIVMDSRSIGTDLALAWPTNEIAVMGAEGAVNVIHRRRLAAAADPAAERAELLEQYRQELIHPTYTAERGLVDDVIDPAETRAALARGLAMLRDKRKHPAPRKHGNVPL from the coding sequence ATGAGCATCTTTGAGCTGGACATCACCCCGGAGGCCCTGGAAGAGGCCGTGCGGGCACTGCCTCCCTCCATGGCCCGCCTCCGCGAGGACCTGAGCCGGCTGCGCCGGGACATCGCCGAAGGCCGGCCCCAGGGTGTGGAACGGCAGCACGCGCTGGGCAAGCTCACCGCGCGGGAACGGCTGGACGTCCTCCTCGACGAGGGCTCGTTCGTCGAGCTGGAGATGCTGCGCCGGCACCGCGCGCAGGGGCTGGGCATGGACCGGCAGCGCCCGCACACCGACGGGGTCGTCGCCGGGTCCGGCACGGTCGAGGGCCGCCGGGTCTTCGTCTACGCGCAGGACTTCACCGTCTTCGGCGGCTCGCTCGGCGAGGCGCACGCCTTGAAGATCCAGAAGGTGATGGAGCTGGCGCTGTCCACCGGCTCGCCGTTCATCGGGCTGAACGACAGCGGCGGCGCCCGGATCCAGGAGGGCGTGATGTCGCTGAACGGCTACGGCGGCATCTTCCAGCGCTTCGTCCAGGCGTCCGGCGTCATCCCGCAGATCAGCGTCGTGCTCGGCCCCTGCGCCGGGGGCGCGGCCTACTCGACGGCGCTGGCCGACTTCACCTTCATGGCCGGCGACACCTCGCAGCTCTACCTGACGGGGCCCGACGTGGTGGAGGCGGTGACCGGCGAGCGGGTGACCCACGCCGAGCTCGGCGGCGCGCAGGTGCACGGCGGCAAGTCGGGGCTGGCCACGTTCGTCCACGACGACGAGGAGAGCTGCCTGCTCGCGGTCCGTGACCTGCTGTCCATGCTGCCGAGCAACAACCTCGGCCGCCCGCCCGCGCTGCCGCCGCAGGGCGCGACCGCCGACCTGCGGCCGCGCCTGGCCGAGATCGTGCCCGCCGAGCCCCACAAGCTGTACGACATGCGCCTGGTGATGGCGGAGATCGTGGACGACGGCGACTACCTCGAAGTGCACCATGGCTGGGCGCGCAACGTGATCTGCGCGCTGGCCAGGATCGACGGCGAAGTGGTCGGTGTGGTGGCCAACCAGCCCATGGTGCTCGCCGGGGTGCTCGACGCGTCGGCCGCCCAGAAGGCGGCGCGGTTCGTCAGGTTCTGTGATGCCTTCTCGATCCCCCTGGTGACGCTGGTCGACGTGCCCGGGTTCCTGCCGGGCAAGGACCAGGAGCACGCCGGGGTGATCCGGCACGGCGCGAAGCTGCTGTACGCGTACTGCGAGGCGACCGTGCCGCGCATCTCGGTCGTCATCAGGAAGGCGTACGGCGGGGCCTACATCGTCATGGATTCGCGTTCCATCGGCACCGACCTGGCGCTGGCCTGGCCCACCAACGAGATCGCCGTGATGGGCGCGGAAGGCGCGGTGAACGTCATCCACCGCAGGCGGCTGGCCGCGGCGGCCGATCCCGCCGCCGAGCGCGCCGAGCTACTCGAGCAGTACCGGCAGGAGCTCATCCACCCCACCTACACCGCCGAGCGCGGGCTCGTGGACGACGTGATCGACCCGGCGGAGACCAGGGCGGCGCTCGCCCGCGGGCTGGCCATGCTCCGCGACAAACGCAAGCACCCGGCACCGCGCAAGCACGGGAACGTCCCGCTCTGA
- a CDS encoding cytochrome P450, with the protein MSAVQTPPATRTGGAAAPPGPPLWAGPGLFRRLVTDRLALLSGAAARYGDAVRLTIGPKSIYLFNHPDHAKHVLADNHANYRKGIGLAEARRVLGDGLLTGHGEVWRRQRRAIQPLFQNKRLARQDAIVADEAGRLVARLRAHAGAGPVDVAGEMTALTLGVLGRTLLEADLGAHASIAHTFEGVQDQAMFEMVTLGAVPLWLPLPLHLRFRRARRELHRIVDALMAERAAHPTDGTDLLSLLIAGTGQDADPRAARERLRAELVTILLAGHETTASTLSWAFHLLDRHPDVRERLHAEAVSVLGDRPPAYEDLHRLTYTTMVLEEVMRLYPPVWALTRVAVESDEVGGYRVPAGADVLISPYTLHRHPAHWPEADRFRPERFAPDARADRARYAYIPFGAGPRFCVGSHLGMMEAVFVLAMVSRELRLTGLPGRRAVPEAMLSLRVRGGLPMTVSVLEGRDDEHL; encoded by the coding sequence ATGAGCGCGGTCCAGACCCCGCCCGCCACGCGGACGGGCGGGGCGGCCGCACCGCCAGGCCCACCGCTGTGGGCGGGACCCGGCCTGTTCCGCCGGCTGGTGACCGACCGGCTGGCGCTGCTGTCCGGGGCCGCGGCACGGTACGGCGACGCCGTACGGCTGACCATCGGCCCCAAGAGCATCTACCTGTTCAACCACCCCGACCACGCCAAGCACGTGCTGGCCGACAACCACGCCAACTACCGCAAGGGCATCGGCCTGGCCGAGGCCAGGCGCGTGCTCGGCGACGGGCTGCTGACCGGCCACGGCGAGGTGTGGCGGCGCCAGCGCAGGGCGATCCAGCCGCTGTTCCAGAACAAGCGGCTCGCCCGGCAGGACGCGATCGTCGCGGACGAGGCCGGGCGGCTGGTGGCCAGGCTCCGCGCGCACGCGGGCGCGGGACCGGTGGACGTGGCCGGCGAGATGACCGCGCTCACCCTCGGCGTCCTCGGCAGGACGCTGCTCGAGGCCGACCTGGGGGCGCACGCTTCGATCGCGCACACCTTCGAGGGCGTCCAGGACCAGGCGATGTTCGAGATGGTCACGCTGGGGGCGGTCCCGCTCTGGCTCCCGCTGCCGCTGCACCTCCGCTTCCGCCGCGCCCGCAGGGAGCTGCACCGCATCGTCGACGCGCTGATGGCCGAGCGGGCCGCCCACCCGACCGACGGCACCGACCTGCTGTCCCTCCTGATCGCCGGCACCGGCCAGGACGCCGATCCGCGGGCCGCGCGCGAGCGCCTGCGCGCCGAACTGGTCACGATCCTGCTGGCCGGGCACGAGACCACGGCGAGCACCCTGTCATGGGCCTTCCACCTCCTCGACCGGCATCCCGACGTGCGCGAGCGCCTGCACGCCGAGGCCGTCTCGGTGCTGGGTGACCGGCCGCCCGCGTACGAGGACCTGCACCGGCTCACCTACACCACGATGGTGCTGGAGGAGGTCATGCGCCTCTACCCGCCGGTGTGGGCGCTGACCCGGGTGGCGGTGGAGAGCGACGAGGTGGGCGGTTACCGGGTGCCCGCGGGCGCGGACGTCCTGATCAGCCCGTACACGCTCCACCGGCACCCGGCCCACTGGCCCGAGGCGGACCGGTTCCGGCCCGAGCGGTTCGCCCCCGACGCGCGCGCCGACCGCGCCAGATACGCCTACATTCCGTTCGGCGCCGGGCCGCGCTTCTGCGTCGGCAGCCACCTGGGGATGATGGAGGCCGTCTTCGTGCTGGCCATGGTCTCCCGCGAGCTGCGGCTGACCGGCCTGCCCGGTCGCCGGGCCGTTCCCGAGGCGATGCTGTCGCTGCGCGTACGCGGTGGGCTGCCGATGACCGTCAGCGTGCTGGAGGGACGAGACGATGAGCATCTTTGA
- a CDS encoding flavin reductase family protein produces MHISASTPTLDQATDPKALRTAFGAFATGVTVVTTGGAVPHAMTANSFTSVSLSPPLLLVCVAKSAMMHRCLGESSFFGVSVLAGHQEAAARHFADRYRALGAAQFAQVDVELGKVTRVPLIADAAVGFECDLWRAYDGGDHTIFLGKVLSMRQRTGSDGLLVYRGRFAEIAHSPEGVTA; encoded by the coding sequence GTGCACATCTCCGCATCAACCCCGACACTCGACCAGGCCACCGACCCCAAGGCGCTGCGTACCGCGTTCGGCGCCTTCGCCACGGGTGTCACCGTGGTGACCACCGGCGGTGCCGTCCCCCACGCCATGACGGCCAACTCCTTCACCTCGGTCTCACTCAGCCCGCCGCTGCTGCTGGTCTGCGTCGCCAAGTCCGCGATGATGCACCGGTGCCTCGGCGAGAGCTCCTTCTTCGGCGTCTCCGTGCTCGCCGGGCACCAGGAGGCGGCGGCCCGGCACTTCGCCGACCGCTACCGCGCGCTGGGCGCGGCCCAGTTCGCGCAGGTCGACGTGGAGCTGGGGAAGGTCACCAGGGTGCCGCTGATCGCGGACGCCGCGGTGGGCTTCGAATGCGATCTGTGGCGCGCCTACGACGGCGGCGACCACACGATCTTCCTCGGCAAGGTGCTGTCGATGCGGCAGCGGACCGGCAGCGACGGGCTGCTGGTCTACCGGGGCAGGTTCGCGGAGATCGCCCACTCGCCCGAGGGGGTCACGGCATGA
- a CDS encoding acyl-CoA thioesterase, which yields MTMGKYFEYLHTVGFEETNIVGNVYYVNYLRWQGRCREMFLKERAPDVLAELQDDLKLFTLKVDCEFFAEITAFDELSIRMRLIELAQTQLEFGFDYIRVGPGSSETLIARGRQRVACMRGPNTRTTPARIPESLIRALDPYAS from the coding sequence ATGACCATGGGAAAGTACTTCGAATATCTCCACACGGTGGGCTTCGAGGAGACCAACATCGTGGGGAACGTCTACTACGTCAACTACCTGCGCTGGCAGGGCAGATGCCGGGAGATGTTCCTGAAGGAGCGCGCGCCCGACGTGCTCGCCGAGCTGCAGGACGACCTCAAGCTGTTCACGCTCAAGGTCGACTGCGAGTTCTTCGCGGAGATCACGGCCTTCGACGAGCTGTCCATCAGGATGCGCCTGATCGAGCTCGCCCAGACGCAGCTGGAGTTCGGCTTCGACTACATACGGGTCGGCCCCGGCTCGAGCGAGACGCTCATCGCCCGCGGCAGGCAGCGGGTGGCCTGCATGCGCGGGCCCAACACCAGGACCACGCCCGCGCGGATCCCCGAGTCCCTGATCAGGGCGCTTGACCCGTACGCGTCCTAG
- a CDS encoding type I polyketide synthase, whose product MTKIAIVGMACRYPDAASPRELWENAVAGRRAFRRLPDVRMRLADYWHPDPAAPDRFYARTAAVIEGYAFDRVAHRIAGSTYRSTDLTHWLALDMAGRAMADAGFPGAEGLPRQSTGVIVGNTLTGEFTRAKGLRLRWPYVRRTLAAALKEQGWDDDRLASFLADYETAFKSPFPPVDEDTLAGGLSNTIAGRICNHYDLHGGGYTVDGACSSSLLSVVTAAKALTDGDLDVAIAGGVDLSIDPFEMIGFAKTGALAKGDFRLYDRHSNGFWPGEGCGIVLLMREADALAAGHRIYATIAGWGVSSDGAGSMTRPEVSGYRLALERAYRRAGFGVGTVSLFEGHGTGTAVGDETELTALSQARSAADPAAPPAAVGSVKAMIGHAKAAAGVAGLIKAVMALHEQVLPPTVGCVEPHRVLTEEGAALRVLRAAEPWPEGRPLRAGVTAMGFGGINTHVVLESGAPRRRMSSRARALAGSPQDAEVLLFDAASQDELRASVAEVARFVPEVSYAQLADLAATLSGRLRGLPYRAAVVVTSPEDAERQLRRVLTALEPEEARLFTEDGRACAGRAAARPRVGYLFPGQGSGRGTGGGALRRRLACVDELYREARLPAAGDMVATSVAQPRIVTGSLAGLRALSLLGVEADVAVGHSLGELSALCWAGAMDEETVLRVAAGRGRAMERHSASGTMASLRSGPDTASELIGDLPVVIAGYNAPTQTVVAGPVDAVEEVGRAASRAGLTWSRLNVSHAFHSPLVAPAAQALAEELDGERFHRLGRRVVSTVTGSTLPPGTDVAALLLRQVSDPVLFTQALEEAAAGLDLLIEVGPGRVLSGLAAELTDVPALALDTDGESLTGLLGVVAAAHVAGVPVAYEELFHGRLIRPVEIGAEFSFFASPVESAPQTTVKEVDTHQEAAADRPQAGPPGETTTELLRRLAAERAELPLEMVTEDSRPLDGLHLSSVTAMHILDQATQHLGIPAGQALPNLATATLRELGEALDRLAAEPHDQRATGVAGAATWVRPFAVDLVERPRPRRATTGEPGRWQMFAPAGSALAAPLREALERQQAGSGVLVCLPPECAAEDLEQALLGAKAAMAGGPGTRFVLVQHGRGAAGLAKTLHLEAAGVRTTIAHVPQAPEAVTWVAEEVAATADYTEVHYDADGVRRVPVLRALPVRQERAQAPLSSDDVLLVTGGGKGITAECALAMAGHAKLALLGRSDPAQDEELAANLRRMAGAGLTVHYARADVTDPHQVRQAVAEAEQALGPVTAVLHGAGLNQPAGIGSLDLPDILRTFAPKVDGLRNVLDAVAPERLRLLVTLGSIIGRAGLQGEAHYATANEWLAELTAETGRRHPHCRCLCLEWSVWSEVGMGERLSVVDRLAQQGITPISVEQGVQIMRRLVTDPDAPGTVVITGRAEGVPTIQHDLPELPLLRFVDRPLVRYHGVELVSEVELNAGTDLYLADHLLDGNLLFPAVFGMEAMAQVASAAIARESTPVIEQAEFLRPIIVPQEASTTLRVAATVTDHDTVAVTIRSGETGFDVDHFRAVLRFAAEGPQEGPPAQVADGLPPVALDPGTDLYGEVLFQGRRFQRLRRYHRAAARHVDADLAVEENGSWFAGFLPDRLLLGDPGMRDALMHGNQVCVPNATLLPTAVDRVHPGGARLAGLGEVRYCASERSRDGDTYVYDIAVRTKTGELVERWEGLRLQAVRKKDGRGPWAAPLLGPYLERTLGDLAGAQVAVVVEPGDDVTELAGERLTASGARATAHVPGLTLSVAAQGAVACEIVRISADPPGPHAALAERIAAEAAEGQETAAARIRAAEACLRRAGRTADAPPAPHSATRDGWVVLAAAGSLIATLATTVRELPEPVVVAILTEGRS is encoded by the coding sequence ATGACGAAGATCGCGATCGTCGGCATGGCCTGCCGGTATCCCGACGCCGCCTCGCCACGTGAGCTGTGGGAGAACGCCGTCGCCGGGCGCCGGGCCTTCCGCCGGCTGCCCGACGTGCGCATGCGGCTCGCGGACTACTGGCATCCCGATCCCGCCGCCCCCGACAGGTTCTACGCGCGGACGGCGGCCGTCATCGAGGGCTACGCCTTCGACCGCGTAGCCCACCGGATCGCGGGCAGCACCTACCGCTCCACCGACCTGACCCACTGGCTCGCGCTGGACATGGCGGGCCGGGCCATGGCCGACGCCGGGTTCCCCGGGGCGGAGGGGCTGCCCAGGCAGAGCACGGGCGTCATCGTGGGCAACACCCTCACCGGCGAGTTCACCCGGGCGAAGGGCCTGCGGCTGCGCTGGCCGTACGTGCGCCGCACCCTCGCGGCCGCGCTCAAGGAGCAGGGGTGGGACGACGACCGGCTGGCCTCGTTCCTGGCCGACTACGAGACGGCCTTCAAGAGCCCGTTCCCGCCCGTGGACGAGGACACCCTCGCCGGCGGGCTGTCCAACACCATCGCCGGGCGCATCTGCAACCACTACGACCTGCACGGCGGCGGGTACACCGTGGACGGAGCCTGCTCCTCGTCGCTGCTGTCGGTGGTGACGGCGGCCAAGGCGCTGACCGACGGAGACCTTGACGTCGCGATCGCCGGCGGCGTGGACCTGTCCATCGACCCGTTCGAGATGATCGGTTTCGCCAAGACCGGGGCCCTGGCCAAGGGCGACTTCCGGCTGTACGACCGGCACTCCAACGGCTTCTGGCCCGGTGAGGGCTGCGGCATCGTCCTGCTGATGCGGGAGGCCGACGCGCTCGCCGCCGGGCACCGGATCTACGCCACCATCGCCGGATGGGGCGTCTCCTCCGACGGCGCCGGGAGCATGACGCGTCCCGAGGTCAGTGGCTACCGGCTGGCGCTGGAGCGCGCCTACCGGCGAGCGGGCTTCGGCGTCGGGACCGTCTCGCTCTTCGAAGGGCACGGCACCGGGACCGCGGTCGGCGACGAGACGGAGCTCACCGCCCTGTCGCAGGCCCGGTCGGCCGCCGACCCGGCCGCGCCGCCCGCGGCCGTCGGCTCCGTCAAGGCGATGATCGGCCACGCCAAGGCCGCCGCCGGGGTGGCCGGCCTCATCAAGGCCGTCATGGCCCTGCACGAGCAGGTGCTGCCCCCCACCGTCGGCTGCGTCGAACCGCATCGGGTGCTCACCGAGGAGGGCGCGGCGCTGCGCGTGCTGCGCGCCGCCGAGCCGTGGCCCGAGGGGCGCCCGCTGCGCGCGGGCGTCACCGCCATGGGCTTCGGCGGCATCAACACGCACGTCGTGCTCGAGTCCGGCGCCCCGCGGCGGCGGATGTCCAGCCGCGCCAGGGCGCTGGCCGGCTCGCCCCAGGACGCGGAGGTCCTCCTCTTCGACGCCGCCTCGCAGGACGAGCTGCGGGCGTCGGTGGCGGAGGTCGCCCGCTTCGTCCCCGAGGTGTCGTACGCGCAGCTCGCCGATCTCGCCGCCACGCTGAGCGGCAGGCTGCGCGGCCTGCCGTACCGCGCGGCGGTGGTCGTCACCTCGCCGGAGGACGCCGAACGGCAGCTCAGGCGCGTGCTGACCGCGCTGGAGCCGGAGGAGGCCAGGCTGTTCACGGAGGACGGCAGGGCGTGCGCCGGCCGCGCCGCCGCCCGGCCCAGAGTCGGCTACCTCTTCCCCGGGCAGGGCTCGGGGCGCGGGACCGGCGGAGGCGCCCTGCGCAGGCGCCTGGCCTGCGTGGACGAGCTCTACCGCGAGGCCCGGCTGCCGGCCGCCGGCGACATGGTGGCCACGTCCGTGGCCCAGCCGCGCATCGTCACCGGATCGCTGGCGGGGCTGCGCGCGCTGTCCCTGCTCGGCGTGGAGGCCGACGTCGCGGTTGGCCACAGCCTGGGCGAGCTCTCCGCGCTGTGCTGGGCGGGCGCGATGGACGAGGAGACCGTCCTGCGGGTGGCCGCCGGACGCGGGCGCGCCATGGAGCGGCACAGCGCCAGCGGCACCATGGCGAGCCTGCGCTCCGGCCCCGACACGGCGTCGGAGCTGATCGGTGACCTGCCCGTGGTGATCGCCGGCTACAACGCGCCCACCCAGACCGTCGTCGCCGGGCCGGTGGACGCGGTCGAGGAGGTCGGCCGCGCCGCCTCCCGCGCCGGGCTCACCTGGTCCAGGCTGAACGTCTCGCACGCCTTCCACTCCCCGCTGGTGGCGCCGGCCGCGCAGGCGCTGGCGGAGGAGCTGGACGGCGAGCGGTTCCACCGCCTCGGCCGCCGCGTGGTCTCCACGGTCACCGGGAGCACGCTGCCGCCCGGCACCGACGTGGCCGCGCTGCTGCTCCGCCAGGTCAGCGACCCCGTGCTGTTCACGCAGGCCCTGGAGGAGGCGGCCGCGGGGCTGGACCTGCTCATCGAGGTGGGTCCCGGCCGGGTGCTCAGCGGCCTGGCGGCCGAGCTGACCGACGTCCCCGCGCTCGCGCTGGACACCGACGGCGAGTCGCTGACGGGGCTGCTCGGCGTGGTCGCCGCCGCCCACGTGGCGGGCGTGCCCGTCGCGTACGAGGAGCTCTTCCACGGCCGCCTCATCCGGCCGGTGGAGATCGGCGCGGAGTTCTCCTTCTTCGCCAGCCCCGTCGAGTCGGCCCCGCAGACCACGGTCAAAGAGGTGGACACGCACCAGGAGGCCGCCGCGGACCGCCCGCAGGCGGGTCCGCCGGGGGAGACCACCACGGAGCTGCTGCGCCGTCTGGCCGCCGAGCGCGCCGAACTGCCCCTGGAGATGGTGACCGAGGACAGCAGGCCGCTCGACGGCCTGCACCTGAGCTCGGTCACCGCGATGCACATCCTCGACCAGGCCACCCAGCACCTGGGGATCCCCGCGGGACAGGCGCTGCCCAACCTCGCCACCGCCACCCTGCGCGAGCTGGGCGAGGCGCTGGACCGGCTGGCGGCCGAGCCGCACGACCAGCGGGCCACGGGCGTGGCGGGCGCGGCGACCTGGGTGCGCCCGTTCGCCGTCGACCTCGTCGAGCGGCCCCGGCCCCGGCGGGCCACGACGGGGGAGCCGGGACGGTGGCAGATGTTCGCCCCGGCCGGTTCCGCGCTCGCGGCGCCACTGCGGGAGGCACTCGAACGGCAGCAGGCCGGATCCGGTGTGCTGGTGTGCCTGCCGCCGGAATGCGCCGCCGAAGACCTGGAGCAGGCGCTGCTCGGCGCCAAGGCCGCGATGGCGGGTGGTCCGGGCACCCGGTTCGTCCTGGTCCAGCACGGCCGCGGCGCGGCGGGACTGGCCAAGACGCTCCACCTGGAGGCCGCCGGAGTGCGTACGACCATCGCGCACGTGCCCCAGGCGCCCGAGGCGGTCACGTGGGTGGCCGAGGAGGTGGCGGCCACCGCCGACTACACCGAGGTCCACTACGACGCGGACGGCGTGCGGCGGGTGCCCGTCCTGCGCGCGCTGCCGGTGCGCCAGGAACGCGCGCAGGCCCCGCTCTCGTCCGACGACGTGCTGCTGGTGACAGGCGGCGGCAAGGGCATCACCGCCGAGTGCGCGCTCGCGATGGCAGGACACGCCAAGCTCGCCCTGCTCGGCCGCTCGGATCCGGCCCAGGACGAGGAGCTCGCCGCCAACCTGCGGCGCATGGCCGGCGCCGGGCTCACCGTGCACTACGCCAGGGCCGACGTCACCGACCCCCACCAGGTACGGCAGGCCGTCGCCGAGGCCGAGCAGGCGCTCGGACCGGTGACCGCGGTGCTGCACGGCGCCGGGCTCAACCAGCCCGCCGGCATCGGCAGCCTGGACCTGCCCGACATCCTGCGCACGTTCGCCCCCAAGGTGGACGGCCTGCGCAACGTGCTCGACGCTGTGGCGCCCGAGCGGCTGCGGCTGCTGGTGACCCTGGGCAGCATCATCGGCCGCGCGGGTCTGCAGGGCGAGGCGCACTACGCGACCGCCAACGAATGGCTGGCCGAGCTCACCGCCGAGACCGGCCGGCGCCACCCGCACTGCAGGTGCCTCTGCCTGGAGTGGTCGGTGTGGTCCGAGGTCGGCATGGGGGAGCGGCTGTCGGTCGTGGACCGGCTGGCCCAGCAGGGCATCACGCCGATCTCCGTCGAGCAGGGCGTGCAGATCATGCGCCGCCTGGTCACCGACCCCGACGCGCCCGGCACCGTGGTCATCACCGGCCGCGCGGAGGGTGTCCCCACGATCCAGCACGACCTGCCCGAGCTGCCCCTGCTGCGCTTCGTGGACCGGCCGCTGGTCCGCTACCACGGCGTGGAGCTGGTCAGCGAGGTCGAGCTGAACGCCGGGACCGACCTCTACCTGGCCGACCACCTGCTCGACGGGAACCTGCTGTTCCCCGCCGTGTTCGGCATGGAGGCGATGGCCCAGGTCGCCTCCGCGGCCATCGCGCGCGAGAGCACGCCGGTCATCGAACAGGCCGAGTTCCTGCGGCCGATCATCGTGCCGCAGGAGGCGAGCACCACGCTGCGCGTCGCCGCGACCGTCACCGACCACGACACGGTGGCCGTGACGATCCGCAGCGGGGAGACCGGCTTCGACGTGGACCACTTCAGGGCCGTGCTCCGCTTCGCCGCCGAAGGCCCCCAGGAGGGTCCGCCCGCGCAGGTCGCCGACGGGCTGCCGCCGGTGGCGCTCGACCCGGGCACCGACCTGTACGGCGAGGTGCTGTTCCAGGGCAGGCGCTTCCAGCGGCTGCGCCGCTACCACCGAGCGGCGGCCCGCCACGTGGACGCCGACCTGGCGGTGGAGGAGAACGGCTCGTGGTTCGCCGGCTTCCTGCCCGACCGGCTCCTGCTCGGAGACCCGGGCATGCGGGACGCGCTGATGCACGGCAACCAGGTCTGCGTGCCGAACGCCACGCTCCTGCCGACCGCCGTCGACAGGGTGCACCCGGGCGGCGCCCGGCTCGCTGGCCTGGGCGAGGTGCGGTACTGCGCCAGTGAGCGCAGCAGGGACGGCGACACCTACGTCTACGACATCGCCGTACGCACCAAGACAGGCGAGCTGGTCGAGCGCTGGGAAGGGCTGCGCCTGCAGGCGGTGCGGAAGAAGGACGGGCGCGGCCCCTGGGCGGCGCCGCTGCTCGGCCCCTACCTGGAGCGCACCCTGGGCGACCTGGCCGGCGCGCAGGTCGCGGTCGTCGTCGAACCGGGCGACGACGTGACGGAACTGGCCGGGGAACGTCTCACCGCGTCGGGCGCGCGGGCGACCGCGCACGTGCCCGGCTTGACGCTGAGCGTCGCGGCCCAGGGCGCCGTCGCCTGCGAGATCGTACGGATCTCCGCGGACCCGCCGGGGCCGCACGCGGCGCTCGCCGAGCGGATCGCCGCCGAGGCGGCCGAGGGCCAGGAGACCGCCGCCGCCAGGATCCGCGCCGCCGAGGCATGCCTGCGCCGGGCGGGCCGCACGGCGGACGCCCCGCCGGCCCCGCACTCCGCCACCCGCGACGGGTGGGTGGTGCTGGCCGCGGCGGGCTCGCTGATCGCGACGCTCGCGACCACCGTACGGGAGCTGCCGGAGCCCGTCGTGGTCGCCATCCTCACCGAAGGACGGTCATGA